Within the Fretibacterium sp. OH1220_COT-178 genome, the region TAGCCCAAGCGCGATTTCAAACACTTGAATGTCTTTCATAATGTCTCTACTATACCACTTCTGACAATTTCGAACTCATCCTTACCCACTCTAAATATCGAGGAACCAACAGTGTTAAGCTTAAGTCGCGAGACAACAAGCCATCACCTGCGAGGTGCAACGATAATTATGCCATACAGACTCCCGAAAATCGAGGTCAAGACGACGGATAAAATGCAGGACATTACCCCCTTTGCCGGTCTTCTCCCTGTCGTCGAACTTTGGAACGGACTTCATCTTCCCGAAATCATCGACACTTCCATAGGAATCCGAAAACACAAAGGGTACAGGGACTCCGAGCAAATCCTGTCGATGGTCCTGTTGAACCTCAGCGGCGGCAGTGCCGTGGAGCACCTGAAGTTCCTGAAGGAACAGCTTGGGACGAAGAGCTGTCCTCTGCCGTTCCCCTCTCCGACGGCAGCGCGGGATTACGCTTGCGGCTTTCATAACGAATCGGAGGACGAGCACCGAGGCCCTGGCCGTTCTTTCGTCCCTGCGTCTAACGCGGCACTGAAAGGTTTCGAGGAGCTTCATCGTCATCTTCTGCACTGCGCTTTCGAGGCATCTCCTCAGGAGGAGCTGACGCTGGATCAGGACGCGACGTTCATCGAGACGGAGACGTCGGGAGCGTTATACAACTACAAGGGGAAACGGAGTTACGAGGCGCTGAACGTGTATTGTCCTGAGTACGACCTGGCGGTGGCGACGGAATTCCGTGACGGGAATGTGAATCCGGGTTACGGCCAGCTGGAACAGCTGAAGGAGGTACTGGCACACCTGCCCGAGGGAGTGAAGAAGGTGAGGTATCGTTCCGACAGCGCGGGATACCAGACGCGTCTGCTGCGCTATCTTGCGGAGGGAGGGGACGCTCGTTTCGGAGTGATCGAGTTTGCGCTGTCGTGCCCGATCTGTGCGGAGTTCCGTAAAGCGGTCGAGGCAGTTTGCGAGACGGATTGGCATCCCTTGGGCAACGGACGGGAATGGGCGGAGGTCGTCTATGCGCCGCAGTCTTTGAGTCTCAGCAAGAGGGGGCCGACGTATCGATTTCTTGCCGTTCGGGAGCCGTTCGATCTGGAGAAATCTGTTAAGAAGCGCCGATTGTCTCTGGAGCTTGAGGACTCTCGCCAGCTGCGCATTCCCGAGCTGATTGAGGACCTGGAGGGGGAGAAGGAGAGGGCGAAGAAACTGCACCTGACGGAGCTGGGAGGGCGAGTGTACAAGGTGTTTGGTATCGTGACGAACATGGAGGATTTGGATGGAGGAGCGATAATCCGGTGGCATCGGGAGCGGTGCGGCAAGTCCGAGGAAGTGCACCGAATCCTGAAGTATGACCTGGCCGGAGGTCACGTCATCTCGCACCGATTTGGTGCGAACGCATTCTGGTGGAACGTGGCGGTGCTGTCGCTGTCTTTGCACAGTCTGTTGAAGCGCCTGCTGCTGCCCTCTGAAGTGAGGGCGTGCCGTCCGAGTACGCTGAGATTTTTGTTCTACACGAGTGTGGGTCGTATCGTTCGCCACGCGCGGCGCGTTGTGCTGCGAGTGAAGGAGGGGGTGACGGGGAGCTGGCTGCTCGGAGCGTACAGGCGACTGGAGAAGTTGTCCTTTTCGCTGGAATGAGTTGAGATCGAGACTTGCCAATAGCCGAGACTCGGGTGTGAGAACAGGCTCACACTGATGAGTCTATTGCGACAACAGGAGAGCACTCCTTTTTTGACGGCAGAGGAGGGCCGGAAGCGCCGATTTTTTCAAAACTTCCCCTGCCGGCTTCATTGACTTGTCCTGCAATTCTCTTGCCTGTGGTTTTGGGCCCCTGCGGTTCGCTTGACTTTACCCCGCCGTTGCGGTATAAACTGCTTGCGGAAGAAACGCCGTTCTTTTCGGAAAGGAGGGACTCGAATGCTGCGCTGCGGAGGCACCTGAGGAGCTGTCTTGGATGCACGGGATGCATGCCGTGGTGGGATTCCTTCGTTGAGGGAATCGTTCGTTCGGGTCGCGTTTTCCGAGGATTGACGTGTCTTTTCCGCATGCCGTCACTTCCGAATTGAATGGAGGCCGCCCGTTCGGCCTCCTCTTGTTTTTTTAAGGATTCCCCCTTAC harbors:
- a CDS encoding transposase → MVLLNLSGGSAVEHLKFLKEQLGTKSCPLPFPSPTAARDYACGFHNESEDEHRGPGRSFVPASNAALKGFEELHRHLLHCAFEASPQEELTLDQDATFIETETSGALYNYKGKRSYEALNVYCPEYDLAVATEFRDGNVNPGYGQLEQLKEVLAHLPEGVKKVRYRSDSAGYQTRLLRYLAEGGDARFGVIEFALSCPICAEFRKAVEAVCETDWHPLGNGREWAEVVYAPQSLSLSKRGPTYRFLAVREPFDLEKSVKKRRLSLELEDSRQLRIPELIEDLEGEKERAKKLHLTELGGRVYKVFGIVTNMEDLDGGAIIRWHRERCGKSEEVHRILKYDLAGGHVISHRFGANAFWWNVAVLSLSLHSLLKRLLLPSEVRACRPSTLRFLFYTSVGRIVRHARRVVLRVKEGVTGSWLLGAYRRLEKLSFSLE